A genome region from Stenotrophomonas maltophilia includes the following:
- a CDS encoding carboxymuconolactone decarboxylase family protein produces the protein MSDHASPRVPYTRLAAEAFKGLLATSKAVHESSIDPTLMELLFLRVSQLNGCGYCMDMHGTALRKGGIEPRKLDTLPAWHESRFFDARERAALGWAEALTRLTDGAPSQEVFDALAPHFDEKGISDLSMGIAVINAWNRLGAGLLPPLP, from the coding sequence ATGTCCGACCACGCCTCTCCCCGCGTTCCGTACACCCGCCTGGCCGCCGAGGCCTTCAAGGGCCTGCTGGCCACCAGCAAGGCGGTGCATGAAAGCTCGATTGATCCGACCCTGATGGAACTGCTGTTCCTGCGCGTATCGCAGCTCAACGGCTGTGGCTACTGCATGGACATGCACGGCACTGCGCTGCGCAAGGGCGGCATCGAGCCGCGCAAGCTGGACACGCTGCCGGCCTGGCATGAAAGCCGCTTCTTCGATGCGCGCGAACGCGCGGCGCTGGGCTGGGCGGAGGCGCTGACCCGGCTGACCGACGGTGCACCGTCGCAGGAAGTGTTCGATGCACTGGCCCCGCACTTCGATGAGAAGGGCATCAGTGACCTGAGCATGGGCATTGCGGTGATCAACGCCTGGAACCGGCTGGGTGCGGGGTTGCTGCCGCCGCTGCCGTAA
- a CDS encoding RNA polymerase sigma-70 factor, translating to MNAETAFQTHRPRLMALAYRLLGSRADAEDVVQDAWLRWSGADPTGVRDAEAWLVTTTTRLGLDRLRAAKRERAHYVGPWLAEPLAVTLEPDPAPDPAQLHALADDVSVAFLTLLEQLGPEERAAFLLKEAFDHDYREIADLIGHSEANCRQLVHRAKQRLQSGRPRFNADASQHRQLLARFMDASQRGDSEAIQALLHTNALLVSDGGGVVTAAVRPLLGAERIGRLFWAIARRGAVHPAQLGYVNGEPAILRFIGDRLHSVTTIEVVDGRIANVYSVLNPEKLPDVVTRGDGTASW from the coding sequence ATGAACGCCGAAACCGCTTTCCAGACCCACCGCCCGCGCCTGATGGCGCTGGCCTACCGCCTGCTCGGCAGCCGCGCCGACGCCGAAGACGTGGTCCAGGATGCCTGGCTGCGCTGGTCCGGCGCCGATCCGACCGGGGTCCGCGATGCCGAGGCCTGGCTGGTCACCACCACCACACGACTCGGCCTGGACCGCCTTCGTGCCGCCAAGCGTGAGCGCGCGCACTACGTCGGCCCCTGGCTCGCGGAGCCGCTGGCAGTCACGCTGGAGCCCGATCCTGCGCCCGACCCGGCCCAGCTGCACGCGCTGGCCGACGATGTCTCGGTCGCCTTCCTGACCCTGCTTGAGCAGCTGGGCCCTGAAGAGCGCGCCGCTTTCCTGCTGAAGGAAGCCTTCGACCACGACTATCGCGAGATCGCCGACCTGATCGGCCACAGCGAGGCCAACTGCCGGCAGCTGGTGCACCGAGCGAAACAGCGCCTGCAGTCCGGGCGGCCCCGCTTCAACGCCGACGCCAGCCAGCACCGGCAGTTGCTGGCGCGCTTCATGGATGCTTCGCAACGTGGCGACAGCGAGGCGATCCAGGCCCTGCTGCACACCAACGCGTTGCTGGTGTCCGACGGCGGCGGCGTGGTCACCGCGGCAGTGCGTCCACTGCTGGGCGCCGAGCGCATCGGCCGCCTGTTCTGGGCGATCGCACGTCGTGGCGCGGTGCATCCAGCGCAGCTGGGCTACGTCAACGGCGAGCCGGCGATCCTGCGTTTCATCGGCGACCGCCTGCACTCAGTCACCACCATCGAGGTGGTCGATGGCCGTATTGCCAATGTGTACAGCGTGCTGAATCCGGAAAAGCTGCCGGATGTTGTCACGCGCGGCGACGGTACGGCGTCCTGGTAG
- a CDS encoding ferredoxin--NADP reductase, whose protein sequence is MSSAFGAETVLEVRHWTDAYFSFTLTRDSGFRFENGQFVMIGLETEARPLLRAYSIASANWEEQLEFFSIKVQDGPLTSRLQHIKPGDKVLVGKKPTGTLLISDLHPGRNLYLLGTGTGLAPWLSVIKDPETYERFEKVILCHGVRYEKDLAYRDYFERELREHEFLGEMIGDKLLYYPAVTREPFANQGRLTQLMESGEMQRTLGLPELSPENDRAMICGSPQMLADLRTVLDARGFQVSPRIGQPGHYVFERAFVEK, encoded by the coding sequence ATGTCCTCCGCTTTCGGCGCCGAAACGGTGCTTGAGGTCCGCCACTGGACCGACGCCTACTTCAGCTTCACCCTCACCCGCGACAGCGGCTTCCGCTTCGAGAACGGCCAGTTCGTGATGATCGGCCTGGAAACCGAGGCGCGACCGCTGTTGCGCGCCTATTCCATTGCCAGTGCCAACTGGGAAGAACAGCTGGAGTTCTTCAGCATCAAGGTGCAGGACGGCCCGCTGACCTCGCGCCTGCAGCACATCAAGCCGGGCGACAAGGTACTGGTCGGCAAGAAGCCCACCGGCACCCTGCTGATCAGCGACCTGCATCCCGGCAGGAACCTGTACCTGCTGGGCACCGGCACCGGCCTGGCGCCGTGGCTGTCGGTCATCAAGGACCCGGAAACCTACGAGCGCTTCGAGAAGGTGATCCTGTGCCACGGCGTGCGCTACGAAAAGGACCTGGCCTACCGCGATTACTTCGAGAGGGAACTGCGCGAGCACGAGTTCCTCGGCGAGATGATCGGCGACAAGCTGCTGTACTACCCGGCCGTTACCCGCGAGCCGTTCGCCAACCAGGGCCGCCTGACCCAGCTGATGGAGAGCGGCGAGATGCAGCGCACCCTCGGCCTGCCGGAACTGAGCCCGGAGAACGACCGCGCGATGATCTGCGGCAGCCCGCAGATGCTGGCCGACCTTCGCACCGTGCTCGATGCCCGGGGTTTCCAGGTTTCGCCGCGCATCGGCCAACCGGGCCACTACGTGTTCGAGCGCGCGTTCGTCGAGAAGTAA
- a CDS encoding ABC transporter ATP-binding protein: protein MPAASEKKPSLRQRFRAMRNLPPFLRMVWKTSPALTLASLGLRLIRALLPVAMLYVGKLIIDSALHLSQHDAGFPPLAEALSSGLLNPLLGLLAVEFGLAIASDLLGRLVSYADALLSELFANVTSIRLMEHAATLDLEDFEDPDLQDKLDRARRQTMGRMNLMSQLFGQVQDAITVASLAVGLLVYAPWLILLLALALVPAFIGESHFNAAGYSLNFQWTPERRQLDYLRQLGASVETAKEVKIYNLHRFLVERYRRLSVALFQANRALARRRAFWGTLLAALGTLGYYTAYAYIAWRTVRGDFSIGDLTFLAGSFLRLRQLLEGLLIGFSQVASQALYLDDLFSFFQIQPEIHSRDGAVRVPQPIRQGFVFENVGFRYPDAEQWAVRHLDFQLHAGEVLALVGENGAGKTTLVKLLARLYEPDEGRILLDGRDLRDYDLDDLRANLGVIFQDFVRYNLSAGENIGVGQVEAMDDQARIADAARRGMAEEVIDDLPGGYDQQIGRRFKQGVDLSGGQWQKIAIARAWMRNAQVMILDEPTAALDARSEFEVFQRFRELADNRTAVLISHRFSSVRMADRILVLADGRIEASGTHEQLMAQGGRYAELFELQAAGYR, encoded by the coding sequence ATGCCTGCTGCCTCCGAAAAGAAACCCAGCCTGCGCCAGCGCTTCAGGGCGATGCGCAACCTGCCCCCGTTCCTGCGCATGGTCTGGAAGACCAGCCCCGCGCTCACACTGGCCAGCCTCGGGCTGCGCCTGATCCGCGCCCTGCTGCCTGTGGCGATGCTCTACGTCGGCAAGCTGATCATCGACAGCGCGCTGCACCTGAGCCAGCACGATGCCGGCTTCCCGCCGCTGGCCGAGGCACTGTCCAGCGGCCTGCTCAACCCGCTACTGGGCCTGCTGGCGGTGGAGTTCGGCCTGGCCATCGCCTCGGACCTGCTCGGCCGGTTGGTCAGCTATGCCGATGCCCTGCTCTCGGAGTTGTTCGCCAACGTCACCAGCATCCGTTTGATGGAACATGCCGCCACGCTGGACCTGGAGGACTTCGAGGACCCGGACCTGCAGGACAAGCTGGACCGTGCGCGGCGCCAGACCATGGGCCGGATGAACCTGATGAGCCAGTTGTTCGGCCAGGTGCAGGATGCGATCACCGTGGCCAGCCTCGCCGTCGGCCTGCTGGTGTATGCGCCGTGGCTGATCCTGCTGCTGGCGCTGGCGCTGGTGCCGGCCTTCATCGGCGAATCGCACTTCAATGCGGCCGGCTACAGCCTCAACTTCCAGTGGACGCCCGAGCGCCGCCAGCTCGACTACCTGCGCCAGCTCGGTGCCAGCGTGGAAACGGCCAAGGAAGTGAAGATCTACAACCTGCACCGCTTCCTGGTGGAACGCTACCGGCGGCTGTCGGTGGCGCTGTTCCAGGCCAACCGAGCCCTGGCCCGGCGCCGCGCGTTCTGGGGCACGCTGCTGGCTGCGCTGGGCACACTGGGGTACTACACCGCCTACGCCTACATCGCCTGGCGCACGGTGCGCGGCGACTTCTCGATCGGCGACCTGACCTTCCTCGCCGGCAGCTTCCTGCGCCTGCGCCAGCTGCTGGAAGGCCTGCTGATCGGCTTCTCGCAGGTGGCCAGCCAGGCGCTGTACCTGGATGACCTGTTCTCGTTCTTCCAGATCCAGCCGGAAATCCACTCGCGCGATGGGGCCGTGCGCGTGCCGCAACCGATCCGCCAGGGCTTCGTATTCGAGAACGTCGGCTTCCGCTACCCCGATGCCGAACAGTGGGCGGTGCGCCATCTGGATTTCCAGCTGCACGCCGGCGAAGTGCTGGCCCTGGTCGGCGAGAACGGCGCCGGCAAGACCACCCTGGTGAAGCTGCTGGCGCGGCTGTACGAACCGGACGAAGGCCGCATCCTGCTCGATGGCCGCGACCTGCGCGATTACGACCTGGATGACCTGCGTGCCAACCTCGGGGTGATCTTCCAGGACTTCGTGCGCTACAACCTCAGCGCCGGCGAGAACATCGGCGTCGGCCAGGTCGAGGCGATGGACGACCAGGCACGCATCGCTGACGCGGCGCGACGCGGCATGGCCGAGGAAGTCATCGACGACCTGCCCGGCGGCTACGACCAGCAGATCGGCCGCCGCTTCAAGCAGGGCGTGGACCTGTCCGGTGGCCAGTGGCAGAAGATCGCCATTGCCCGCGCATGGATGCGCAATGCGCAGGTGATGATCCTGGATGAGCCAACGGCAGCGCTGGATGCCCGCAGTGAGTTCGAGGTGTTCCAGCGGTTCAGGGAACTGGCGGATAATCGCACCGCAGTACTGATTTCCCACCGCTTTTCCTCGGTACGCATGGCCGACCGCATCCTGGTGCTGGCCGATGGCCGGATCGAGGCCAGCGGCACCCATGAACAACTGATGGCCCAGGGAGGGCGGTACGCCGAGCTGTTCGAGCTGCAGGCAGCGGGCTACCGCTGA